A part of Leptospira wolffii serovar Khorat str. Khorat-H2 genomic DNA contains:
- the rplM gene encoding 50S ribosomal protein L13, giving the protein MPIISKSHRTPSLKKEQANKAWFVVDAEGKTLGRLASEIAHRLRGKHKPTFTPHVDCGDNIIVINAAKVAVTGSKETQKEYFHHSRYPGGMTATTLQSMRAKHPEKILYEAVKGMLPKSKLGAQILTHFRIFPGNEHNLGSQKPVKLEL; this is encoded by the coding sequence ATGCCAATTATATCTAAATCGCATAGAACTCCTTCCTTGAAAAAGGAACAAGCTAATAAGGCTTGGTTCGTGGTCGACGCCGAAGGCAAAACCTTGGGTCGCCTTGCTTCGGAGATCGCCCATAGGCTGAGAGGCAAACACAAACCGACTTTCACTCCACACGTGGATTGCGGAGACAATATCATCGTTATCAATGCTGCTAAAGTTGCGGTTACCGGAAGTAAAGAAACCCAAAAGGAATACTTCCACCATTCCCGTTATCCGGGCGGTATGACTGCAACCACTCTCCAAAGTATGAGAGCGAAGCACCCTGAAAAGATTCTGTACGAAGCCGTTAAAGGAATGCTTCCTAAAAGCAAACTCGGCGCTCAGATTCTTACCCATTTCCGGATTTTCCCCGGAAACGAGCACAACCTCGGCTCTCAAAAGCCGGTGAAACTGGAACTCTAG
- the rpsI gene encoding 30S ribosomal protein S9, with protein MASAKEIWAVGRRKNAIARVKLKEGSGKIIVNDKDIKDYLHNSRSNLKEALTPLTLLNVTEKFDLKLIVSGGGVIGQVGAIRHALSRVVCRYNPEFRPIVKKEGLLTRDPRMVERKKYGLHKARRGTQFSKR; from the coding sequence ATGGCAAGCGCCAAGGAAATCTGGGCAGTCGGTCGTCGTAAGAACGCTATCGCTCGCGTTAAATTAAAAGAAGGTTCCGGAAAGATTATCGTTAATGATAAGGATATCAAGGACTATCTTCATAATAGCCGTTCCAACCTGAAAGAGGCTTTAACTCCTCTGACTCTCCTCAATGTTACCGAAAAATTCGACCTGAAACTGATCGTTTCCGGTGGAGGAGTTATCGGTCAAGTGGGAGCAATCCGTCATGCACTCTCTAGAGTCGTTTGCCGTTATAATCCCGAGTTCAGACCTATCGTTAAGAAAGAAGGTCTTCTAACTCGTGACCCTCGTATGGTGGAGCGCAAGAAATACGGTCTACACAAAGCGCGTAGAGGAACTCAGTTCTCTAAACGTTAA
- the alaS gene encoding alanine--tRNA ligase, which translates to MNFKRVSEIRNIFLDYFKEKGHTIVPSSSLLPAGDPTLLFTTAGMVQFKPLFTGAVALPYTRATSAQKCLRTTDLENVGKTERHCTFFEMLGNFSFGDYFKEEAIEFALDCSVNRLGFPKEKIWITVFENDDEAEKIWLSKGILKERITRLGKKDNFWGPAGDSGACGPCSELYLDRGPEKGFPDCGVKYECRPGCDCDRFLEFWNIVFNQFNQDTEGNLHPLKQTGIDTGSGLERVALLLQGVDSVYDTDELRNIISEVEKVSGKTYGESNKVPFRVITDHIRSVLFSVSDGIYPDRTGRGYVIRRLIRRAVLFARKLDLREPFLYKLVKPVASIYKDRYPELEKHIAAVERTLLAEEELFLKTLEIGLDKIEALVSKTKSEGSSIFSGKDSFLLYGTYGFPAEMTEEIVAEHGLSFDRKSFEEELEKDRQSSRETWKANKVSLFTGIKTDKTEFLGYGALNAESEILFVFSDNKQTNSLKEGESGVLVFKSSPFYPEGGGQVGDTGFIRKGNSVFKVLDTQKENDIILHIGTVLSGSFSVGEIAKLEVEKERREKLKSHHSGTHLLNGALRNLLGSHVLQKGSIVSPEYLRFDFSHPSALSPQEIRNIESWVNDSIVRHIPVETKILPIEEAKKTGAVAAFDEKYGDSVRVLQMGDRSLEFCGGTHVGNTGDIEYFFIKKESSPGAGNRRIEAVAGPVVVETFQTRFAELTEAVQNLNLKIKDELGEEGATLSVKTQIPGPDDVRSLFETKGADAVGIFRDLTESLALELEEAQGKFLKEKKNRESRDFENNPEVIGQVLSQAKLVGNVKIVSAIFESKDAKALKGLSDNLKVREKEIVAVLASKNSEDASIVVTCSPSIAGKKVHCGELVKAACELLGGKGGGKPDMAQGGGKEVSRIQEAVDLAVQKAYVGLNGGIA; encoded by the coding sequence ATGAATTTTAAGAGAGTTTCAGAAATACGTAATATCTTCCTGGATTATTTCAAGGAGAAGGGGCATACGATAGTGCCTTCCTCCTCCTTATTGCCTGCGGGAGATCCGACACTTCTCTTCACCACCGCCGGGATGGTACAATTCAAACCTCTCTTTACGGGGGCCGTGGCGCTTCCGTATACCCGTGCCACTTCCGCTCAAAAATGCCTAAGAACCACCGACTTGGAAAATGTGGGAAAAACGGAAAGGCATTGTACATTCTTCGAGATGCTCGGCAATTTCAGTTTCGGGGATTATTTCAAGGAAGAAGCCATAGAATTCGCATTGGATTGTTCCGTGAATCGTCTAGGCTTCCCCAAGGAAAAAATCTGGATCACTGTTTTCGAGAACGACGACGAGGCGGAAAAAATCTGGCTCTCTAAGGGAATTCTTAAAGAGCGAATCACCCGTTTAGGCAAGAAGGATAATTTCTGGGGACCTGCAGGAGATAGCGGAGCCTGCGGACCTTGTTCGGAATTATATCTGGATCGAGGACCCGAGAAAGGTTTTCCGGATTGCGGAGTCAAATACGAATGCCGTCCCGGCTGCGATTGCGATCGTTTTTTAGAATTTTGGAATATAGTTTTCAATCAATTCAATCAGGATACTGAAGGCAATCTGCACCCTCTGAAACAAACCGGGATAGATACCGGTTCCGGATTGGAAAGAGTGGCTCTCCTATTACAAGGAGTGGATTCTGTATACGATACGGACGAACTACGCAATATCATCTCCGAAGTGGAGAAGGTTTCCGGAAAGACCTACGGAGAATCCAACAAAGTCCCTTTTCGGGTAATCACGGATCATATCCGTTCCGTATTATTCTCCGTATCGGACGGTATCTATCCCGATAGAACCGGTAGAGGATACGTTATCCGACGTTTGATTCGTCGCGCGGTATTATTCGCTCGTAAATTGGATTTGCGGGAGCCTTTCCTATATAAACTCGTAAAACCTGTGGCTTCCATCTATAAGGATCGTTATCCTGAATTGGAAAAACATATCGCCGCAGTGGAAAGAACCCTTCTCGCCGAAGAGGAACTATTCCTCAAGACCCTGGAGATCGGTTTGGATAAGATCGAGGCTTTGGTTTCCAAAACCAAATCCGAAGGCTCCAGTATATTCTCCGGAAAGGATAGTTTCCTTCTCTACGGAACTTACGGTTTTCCCGCGGAAATGACCGAAGAGATCGTAGCAGAGCACGGACTCTCCTTCGATCGCAAGTCTTTCGAAGAGGAATTGGAGAAGGACAGACAGTCTTCCCGGGAAACCTGGAAGGCCAATAAGGTCAGTCTTTTCACTGGAATCAAAACCGATAAGACCGAATTCTTGGGATACGGGGCACTGAACGCTGAGTCCGAGATTCTTTTCGTATTTTCGGATAATAAGCAAACGAATTCCTTGAAAGAGGGAGAGAGCGGAGTTCTCGTTTTCAAATCCAGCCCGTTCTATCCGGAAGGAGGAGGCCAGGTAGGAGATACCGGTTTTATCCGAAAGGGAAATTCGGTCTTCAAGGTTTTGGATACCCAAAAGGAAAACGATATTATCCTACATATAGGCACCGTTCTTTCCGGGAGTTTCTCCGTGGGCGAGATCGCTAAGCTGGAAGTGGAAAAAGAGAGAAGGGAAAAACTAAAATCCCATCACTCCGGTACCCACTTGCTGAACGGAGCCTTGCGCAACCTATTGGGTTCGCATGTGTTGCAAAAGGGATCCATCGTTTCTCCCGAGTATCTCAGATTCGATTTCTCCCATCCTAGCGCTCTTAGTCCGCAAGAAATTCGTAATATAGAATCCTGGGTGAACGATAGCATCGTTCGCCATATTCCCGTAGAGACGAAAATTCTTCCGATAGAAGAAGCAAAGAAGACGGGAGCGGTAGCCGCATTCGACGAAAAATACGGGGATAGTGTCCGCGTTCTGCAAATGGGAGATCGCTCCTTGGAATTCTGCGGAGGGACTCATGTGGGAAATACCGGGGATATAGAATATTTCTTCATCAAAAAAGAATCCAGTCCCGGCGCGGGCAATAGAAGAATAGAGGCCGTGGCCGGTCCCGTAGTTGTGGAAACCTTTCAGACTCGCTTCGCAGAATTGACCGAAGCGGTTCAAAATCTCAACTTGAAGATCAAGGACGAATTAGGAGAAGAAGGAGCTACTCTCTCCGTCAAGACTCAGATTCCTGGACCGGATGACGTAAGGTCTTTGTTCGAAACCAAGGGAGCAGACGCCGTAGGAATCTTCCGGGATCTCACGGAGTCCCTGGCTTTGGAATTGGAAGAGGCTCAGGGCAAATTCCTGAAGGAAAAGAAAAATCGGGAATCCAGAGACTTCGAAAACAATCCGGAAGTGATAGGTCAGGTTCTTTCCCAAGCCAAACTCGTAGGAAACGTAAAAATCGTCTCGGCTATTTTTGAATCCAAGGATGCCAAGGCTCTCAAGGGACTTTCCGATAATCTGAAAGTCAGAGAGAAGGAGATCGTTGCGGTTCTTGCGAGCAAAAATTCCGAGGATGCGAGTATCGTGGTTACCTGTTCCCCTTCCATCGCAGGTAAAAAGGTTCATTGCGGAGAATTGGTGAAAGCCGCCTGTGAATTATTAGGTGGGAAGGGCGGAGGAAAACCCGATATGGCCCAGGGAGGAGGGAAGGAAGTGTCCAGAATCCAAGAGGCGGTCGACTTGGCCGTCCAAAAAGCCTATGTAGGCTTGAACGGAGGAATAGCATGA
- a CDS encoding YajQ family cyclic di-GMP-binding protein, with protein MSDPSFDVVSEIDKPELQNAVSQAISEIKTRFDFKGSKSEIKLEEENLILTSDNEAKLESVIDVLINKMAKRGIGLKSFDFKSKVEPATGGTVRMKVKIRNGLEKEQTKEITKIIKDSKLKVTATIMGTSVRVQGKKKDDLQDIMKLLRSADLPFDVQFQNFKG; from the coding sequence ATGAGCGATCCATCATTCGACGTAGTATCCGAGATAGACAAACCGGAGTTGCAGAACGCGGTTAGTCAGGCGATTAGCGAAATTAAAACCAGATTCGATTTCAAAGGCTCCAAATCCGAAATCAAGTTGGAAGAGGAGAATCTGATTCTCACCTCCGATAACGAGGCCAAACTGGAAAGCGTGATCGACGTACTCATCAATAAAATGGCCAAGAGAGGCATAGGTCTTAAGTCCTTCGATTTCAAATCCAAGGTGGAGCCCGCCACCGGAGGGACAGTTCGGATGAAAGTCAAGATCCGAAACGGATTGGAAAAGGAACAAACCAAAGAGATCACAAAGATCATCAAGGATTCCAAGCTCAAGGTCACCGCAACCATCATGGGAACCAGCGTGCGGGTCCAAGGCAAGAAGAAGGACGATCTTCAGGATATTATGAAATTATTACGTTCCGCCGATCTCCCCTTCGACGTTCAGTTCCAAAATTTCAAGGGCTAA
- a CDS encoding WG repeat-containing protein, with translation MRKFFAFCLLSLFVYGCFKREHPCKTEFALKAADVNGVAGFAYEPSNTKVSKVVVVYENVEESLYTDENILFTKLKGLQGVVRETGEELLPPAYKWIGYKASNGLRSFVKSELAGYLGSDWKEKILPTFEAGGFFSEGYAVVKKDGKYGIIDTKGKFIVPTEYEMIRDFSDGMAAFSTEGEFGFLNTKGEAVILPQFKKVSDFHNGVAIGELEGTKVLVNKKGEYIGPPGVSIDYSLSYEYYRTVKNGKYGLIDSTGKEILRNEYDSIYTAQTGKYLRVKKGNLWGVFDSKGKTVVPLKYATMGVIDFETGPFVYFRDGKYFLLDSNGKEKQLSPKVLSEPNRIQGSPYLKFAAGENLWGLLDLQGNIVLNPEYSYISTNPTGYWSVHEKGYETYLFTPEGKLYPMTRNGISSWGEFSEGLASVGSNSTNYGFIDVTGKLAIPQEFSNVGSFSEGLASAQKNGTKWGYIDKTGDFIIEPKFDSVFNFHNGLAIVEENKRFGIIDKNGNYVIPPTFEKIESSRVFPAVYTVTVSGKRGVLGLRACSGL, from the coding sequence ATGAGAAAATTTTTCGCCTTCTGTCTACTCTCTTTATTTGTTTACGGATGTTTCAAAAGAGAGCATCCTTGTAAGACCGAATTCGCTTTAAAAGCAGCCGATGTGAACGGGGTGGCCGGTTTCGCCTACGAGCCCTCGAATACTAAAGTCTCTAAAGTCGTGGTCGTCTATGAGAATGTGGAAGAGTCTCTCTATACCGACGAAAACATTCTATTCACCAAACTGAAAGGGCTGCAGGGCGTTGTTCGAGAAACAGGAGAAGAACTTCTTCCTCCTGCTTATAAGTGGATTGGGTATAAGGCAAGTAATGGTCTTCGCTCTTTCGTAAAATCCGAGCTGGCAGGATACCTTGGATCCGACTGGAAGGAAAAAATCCTCCCCACATTCGAGGCGGGCGGTTTTTTTTCCGAAGGTTATGCAGTCGTAAAGAAGGACGGCAAATACGGCATTATAGATACAAAAGGGAAATTTATAGTTCCTACCGAATACGAAATGATCCGGGACTTCTCCGATGGAATGGCGGCGTTCTCCACAGAGGGAGAATTCGGGTTTTTGAATACGAAGGGAGAAGCGGTTATTCTACCTCAATTCAAGAAGGTAAGCGATTTTCATAACGGAGTCGCGATCGGAGAATTGGAAGGAACCAAGGTTTTGGTAAATAAAAAAGGAGAATATATCGGACCTCCCGGAGTTAGTATAGATTATAGCTTGTCCTATGAATATTATCGAACTGTAAAAAACGGAAAATACGGATTGATTGACTCGACCGGTAAAGAGATTCTCCGGAACGAATACGATAGCATTTATACGGCACAGACAGGAAAGTATTTGCGGGTAAAAAAAGGAAATCTATGGGGAGTATTCGATTCGAAGGGAAAAACGGTGGTTCCTTTGAAATACGCGACTATGGGCGTCATCGATTTTGAAACCGGGCCCTTTGTCTATTTCCGCGATGGGAAATATTTCCTATTAGACTCCAACGGAAAGGAAAAACAGTTATCGCCTAAGGTGCTAAGCGAGCCTAACAGAATACAAGGAAGTCCTTATTTAAAATTTGCAGCAGGGGAAAATCTTTGGGGCTTATTGGATCTACAGGGTAATATCGTTTTGAATCCAGAATATTCTTATATCTCTACAAATCCTACCGGATACTGGTCCGTGCATGAGAAAGGATACGAAACCTATCTATTTACGCCCGAAGGAAAATTATATCCCATGACTCGGAATGGTATCTCTTCTTGGGGAGAATTCTCCGAAGGGTTAGCGAGTGTAGGCAGCAATTCTACGAACTACGGCTTTATCGATGTAACCGGAAAGTTGGCGATTCCGCAGGAATTTTCAAATGTCGGGTCCTTCTCGGAAGGACTGGCTTCCGCTCAAAAAAACGGAACCAAATGGGGATATATAGATAAGACGGGAGACTTTATCATCGAGCCTAAGTTCGATTCTGTATTCAATTTTCATAATGGACTCGCGATCGTAGAGGAAAACAAACGGTTCGGTATCATAGATAAGAACGGAAATTACGTGATTCCTCCCACTTTTGAAAAGATCGAATCTTCCAGAGTATTTCCCGCAGTCTATACTGTCACCGTTTCCGGAAAAAGGGGAGTTCTGGGTCTGAGAGCCTGTTCCGGACTTTGA
- the mpl17 gene encoding cell surface protein MPL17: MKQILAAGAIAFFLVSGLSAEEESPIKFKLEKSSGSTYLLKIVHPPNFGVQKDAPHRILINPGSGLKVVSADLKLKGKTSVKKKEYFESVDPMPVQLNGSGELEIHAKIFYCDYSRNICIPGKILQKETIQ, from the coding sequence ATGAAACAGATACTCGCCGCCGGTGCAATCGCATTCTTTCTCGTTTCCGGGCTTTCCGCCGAGGAGGAAAGTCCGATTAAATTTAAATTGGAAAAGTCCTCCGGATCCACATATCTATTAAAAATCGTCCATCCTCCAAACTTCGGAGTCCAAAAGGACGCTCCTCACCGCATTCTGATCAATCCGGGCTCCGGCCTGAAAGTGGTGTCGGCGGATCTGAAATTGAAGGGAAAGACCTCGGTAAAGAAAAAAGAATACTTCGAATCCGTGGATCCGATGCCGGTCCAGTTGAACGGCTCCGGAGAATTAGAGATCCACGCTAAGATCTTTTATTGCGATTATTCCAGAAATATCTGCATACCTGGAAAGATTCTACAAAAGGAAACTATCCAGTAG
- a CDS encoding lipoprotein — MKTISLIGLAALVLTACTTAQKEETKPEPKKNVSQESAPSEDDQFVKATEGFLNPSLYQVVVSSLDGNEPEALDLAKKRALNLFIAERGELFRPADRKFLKEIVDSKGKIVKTSKPINGKTYYLFHVAQPDLKIELKK; from the coding sequence ATAAAAACCATTTCTCTCATCGGTCTGGCCGCCCTAGTGTTAACTGCCTGCACGACCGCTCAAAAAGAGGAAACCAAACCGGAACCTAAAAAGAACGTAAGCCAGGAATCCGCTCCTAGCGAAGACGATCAATTCGTAAAGGCCACCGAAGGTTTTCTGAATCCTTCTCTCTACCAGGTGGTTGTATCTTCCTTGGATGGAAACGAACCCGAAGCCTTGGATCTGGCTAAGAAGCGTGCGTTAAACCTATTTATCGCCGAAAGAGGAGAATTGTTTCGTCCTGCAGATAGAAAGTTCCTGAAGGAAATCGTGGATTCCAAGGGAAAAATCGTTAAGACCTCCAAGCCGATCAACGGAAAGACATATTATCTATTCCATGTGGCACAGCCCGATCTTAAGATAGAACTGAAGAAATAA
- a CDS encoding M16 family metallopeptidase, protein MWKAISRYRTLRFLSILISLLCFLGADISANEDIFLGIRSSLESRVKKVVLKNGIRLLMMKREGSPTVAVYTKFLVGAADETPDIAGTAHLLEHMLFKGTKNIGVNNYEKEKVYLDQIRVWGKRLDSYRLEERRLIQAGEPVPEKLITEKSVLETRFRNLLELHRKFVISNEDSYIYDKNGGTGFNAYTTNDVTNYQILLPANRLEIWAKLESDRLKNPILREYYTERDVVLEERRMRVENQGMGILREKFLGAAFQKHSYGMPVIGYEENLPFLDIDKTEAFFRKNYRPGNMAIGIVGDLDFSQTEALVRKYFEDIPDSSPSPIPQATESFDHEPRRVSVTHSSGPMKAMGWLTPASPHPDRPVLDLIDAILSQGETGRLYKRLVLRDKLAQKVSCWTGEPGERYANLFAIYVTNVRGADPSKIESAILEEIETLKREPVTEEELSKIKNQIVADYIRGLNSNSKLADVLTYYELVAGDWTDIFDDYSRLDRVTPEDIMRVSKQYFVPRNLTVGDLFSSEGEKK, encoded by the coding sequence ATGTGGAAGGCCATCTCCCGATACCGAACTCTCCGTTTCCTTTCGATCCTTATTTCCTTACTCTGCTTTCTCGGCGCGGATATTTCCGCTAACGAGGACATCTTTCTTGGCATTCGTTCCTCTTTGGAATCCAGAGTGAAGAAGGTGGTATTGAAAAACGGAATCCGACTCCTGATGATGAAAAGGGAAGGATCTCCTACTGTCGCAGTTTATACCAAATTTCTCGTAGGGGCCGCCGATGAGACTCCGGATATAGCGGGCACAGCTCATCTTCTGGAGCATATGCTTTTCAAGGGTACCAAGAACATCGGCGTCAATAATTACGAAAAGGAAAAGGTCTATCTGGACCAGATCCGGGTCTGGGGAAAGAGATTGGACTCTTACCGACTGGAGGAGCGTAGGTTGATCCAAGCGGGTGAGCCGGTCCCGGAGAAACTCATCACCGAAAAGAGCGTCTTAGAGACTAGATTCAGGAATTTGTTGGAGCTCCATCGAAAGTTCGTGATCTCCAATGAGGATTCCTATATCTACGATAAGAATGGGGGAACCGGTTTCAACGCATACACCACTAACGACGTTACGAATTACCAGATTCTTCTCCCTGCCAATCGCCTGGAGATCTGGGCCAAGCTGGAGTCGGATCGGTTGAAAAACCCTATATTAAGAGAATATTATACGGAAAGGGATGTTGTCCTGGAAGAACGCAGGATGCGCGTGGAAAACCAAGGTATGGGAATCCTGAGGGAAAAATTCCTGGGCGCCGCTTTCCAGAAGCACTCCTACGGAATGCCCGTCATCGGATACGAGGAGAATCTTCCTTTCTTGGATATCGATAAGACGGAGGCTTTCTTCCGAAAGAATTATCGTCCCGGAAATATGGCCATCGGTATCGTGGGGGACTTGGATTTTTCCCAGACGGAAGCTTTGGTTCGAAAATACTTCGAAGACATTCCGGATTCCTCTCCGTCTCCCATTCCCCAGGCTACCGAGAGCTTCGATCATGAGCCTCGTAGGGTAAGCGTCACCCATTCTTCGGGCCCTATGAAGGCAATGGGTTGGTTGACTCCCGCTTCTCCTCATCCGGACAGACCCGTCTTGGATCTTATCGACGCCATTCTTTCCCAAGGTGAAACGGGACGCCTCTATAAGAGGTTGGTGTTGAGAGATAAATTGGCTCAGAAGGTTTCCTGTTGGACCGGAGAGCCGGGAGAGAGATACGCGAACCTATTCGCCATTTATGTTACGAACGTAAGAGGCGCGGATCCTTCCAAGATAGAATCCGCCATTCTTGAAGAGATAGAAACCTTAAAGAGAGAGCCGGTCACCGAAGAGGAATTATCCAAAATTAAGAACCAAATCGTGGCGGATTATATACGCGGGCTAAATAGCAACTCAAAGCTCGCGGATGTTCTGACTTATTACGAGTTGGTCGCGGGAGATTGGACGGATATATTCGACGATTATTCCCGATTGGATCGTGTGACTCCGGAAGATATAATGAGGGTCTCAAAACAATATTTCGTACCCAGAAATCTGACAGTAGGGGATCTTTTCAGCTCCGAAGGGGAGAAAAAATGA